In a genomic window of Actinomadura rubteroloni:
- a CDS encoding IclR family transcriptional regulator: MLRLLRLFQDHEMIRVNQVARDMGLSRSTVHRMLATLSHHDFVEQDEFSRAYKPGPALVDIGLSVVQNIDVRALSHGMLVQLRDLTNETTHLATLRGTDVIYLDSVESNQGVRTGSRMGWVLPAHATAAGKALLAEKNDAELAALYPTGRLPAATSRAITTLDELREHLTEVRHLGYAMNKAESEDDVSAVATVVRDNRGRVRGAIAATAPRSRCDDAWFKSTATATMSVAHQLGQLTG; encoded by the coding sequence GTGCTGCGGCTGCTTCGGCTGTTCCAGGACCACGAGATGATCCGCGTCAACCAGGTGGCTCGGGACATGGGACTGTCGCGCTCGACGGTCCACCGCATGCTCGCCACGCTGAGCCACCACGACTTCGTGGAGCAGGACGAGTTCTCCCGCGCCTACAAGCCGGGACCGGCCCTCGTCGACATCGGCCTGTCGGTGGTCCAGAACATCGACGTCCGGGCCTTGTCGCACGGCATGCTCGTCCAGTTGCGGGACCTGACCAACGAGACGACGCACCTGGCCACGCTGCGCGGCACCGACGTGATCTATCTCGACAGCGTCGAGAGCAACCAGGGCGTGCGGACCGGCAGCCGCATGGGCTGGGTCCTGCCCGCCCATGCCACGGCGGCCGGAAAGGCCCTGCTGGCGGAGAAGAACGACGCCGAACTGGCCGCCCTCTACCCGACCGGGCGACTGCCCGCCGCGACGTCTCGCGCCATCACCACCCTGGACGAGCTGCGCGAGCACCTCACCGAGGTGCGCCACCTCGGATACGCGATGAACAAGGCCGAGAGCGAGGACGACGTGAGCGCCGTGGCCACCGTCGTGCGCGACAACCGGGGCCGCGTCCGGGGCGCGATCGCGGCGACCGCCCCCCGGTCGCGCTGCGACGACGCATGGTTCAAGTCCACGGCCACCGCGACGATGAGCGTCGCTCACCAGCTCGGCCAGCTCACCGGCTGA